A genome region from Planctomycetota bacterium includes the following:
- a CDS encoding lactate utilization protein: protein MKAQDFLARVRTAAATGRQYPVAYDKDIPPTTGYYGAGDAPVDRFIAEANLVGGQAVSVANDDEARQTIVALLSQYSAQRALCWQHPLLDRLRLDELLDRQGVPRFDYDALAAMPADERRKTMMNCDIGITSCSYAVAETGSLVMLSEPGRERVASLLSTVHIAVIERSQLLPDLFDVFERIQPDTDGRLPSNVTFITGPSKTGDLELRLVTGVHGPKYWHVIVIDEPTAV from the coding sequence GTGAAGGCCCAAGACTTCCTGGCCCGCGTTCGCACCGCCGCCGCAACTGGCCGCCAGTACCCGGTGGCGTACGACAAGGACATTCCACCGACGACGGGCTACTACGGTGCCGGCGACGCGCCGGTTGATCGGTTCATTGCCGAAGCGAACCTGGTCGGCGGCCAGGCAGTGAGCGTGGCCAACGATGACGAAGCCCGCCAAACGATCGTGGCTCTGCTGAGCCAATACTCGGCCCAGCGGGCCCTTTGCTGGCAACATCCGCTGCTCGATCGCCTGAGACTTGACGAACTGCTCGACCGCCAAGGCGTGCCGCGGTTTGATTACGACGCTCTAGCCGCCATGCCTGCGGACGAGCGTCGCAAAACAATGATGAACTGCGACATCGGCATCACCAGTTGCAGCTACGCGGTGGCCGAGACCGGCTCGCTGGTCATGCTGTCGGAACCAGGGCGCGAGCGGGTGGCCAGCCTGCTGTCGACGGTCCACATCGCGGTGATCGAAAGGAGCCAACTGCTTCCCGACCTGTTCGACGTGTTCGAGAGAATCCAGCCCGACACCGACGGCCGGTTGCCCAGCAACGTGACTTTCATCACCGGGCCGAGCAAGACCGGCGATCTGGAATTACGCCTGGTGACGGGCGTTCACGGCCCGAAATACTGGCACGTCATCGTGATTGACGAGCCGACTGCCGTGTAA
- a CDS encoding iron-sulfur cluster-binding protein: MTQPQPTGTDYARSEHHEFLPAVDQALHDANLQLALVNLGDTLGTRNKQALGSLPDKDALRQRARAIKEAALSRLDEHLVTLQAAVERNGGQLHFAADAADAQQIITGVIQRAGGRRVVKSKSMTSEEIHLNHALEAAGCEVLETDFGEYIVQLAGHRPSHLVAPAMHLTINEARDILSADAGQTLPAEAEALAAYARTRLRTAFGAADVGISGGNFVVAETGSVVIISNEGNARLTTSLPRVHIALVGIEKVIPRFADLPVFLKLLARAATGQKMSVYTSIVSGLRRDGELDGAEEFHLVLLDNGRSRILAGPLRESLFCIRCGACLNACPIYRNVGGHAYGGVYAGPIGAVLTPQYDGLVPNQHLPHASSLCGACQAACPVKIAIPEMLVQLRDQLHAEPAMGGKLEGFAYRMWAVAMRRPALYRIATWLATRTIGRLGKRWLARLPGPLHGWTQSRDFPAPAAQRFRDWWETEGQK; the protein is encoded by the coding sequence ATGACCCAACCCCAACCCACCGGCACTGATTACGCTCGTAGCGAGCACCACGAGTTTCTGCCGGCCGTGGACCAGGCGCTCCACGACGCCAACTTGCAATTGGCCCTGGTGAACCTGGGGGACACTCTCGGGACCCGCAACAAGCAGGCCCTCGGCAGCCTGCCCGACAAGGACGCCTTGCGCCAGCGTGCTCGCGCCATCAAAGAGGCGGCGTTAAGCCGGCTGGACGAGCATCTGGTCACGCTCCAAGCCGCCGTGGAGCGCAACGGCGGTCAGCTTCACTTTGCCGCCGACGCCGCCGACGCCCAGCAGATCATCACCGGCGTCATTCAGCGCGCTGGTGGTCGGCGCGTCGTCAAAAGCAAGTCGATGACCAGCGAAGAAATTCACCTGAACCACGCCCTCGAAGCGGCCGGGTGCGAAGTGCTGGAAACCGACTTCGGCGAATACATTGTGCAGTTGGCCGGGCATCGCCCCTCGCATCTGGTGGCGCCGGCCATGCACCTGACCATCAACGAGGCTCGTGACATTCTCAGCGCCGACGCGGGCCAGACGCTCCCGGCCGAAGCCGAGGCGCTGGCGGCCTATGCGCGTACGCGGCTACGCACCGCCTTTGGCGCGGCCGATGTCGGCATCAGCGGTGGCAACTTCGTCGTCGCCGAGACCGGCTCGGTGGTCATCATCTCGAACGAAGGGAACGCCCGGCTGACGACGTCATTGCCGCGCGTTCATATCGCCTTGGTCGGCATCGAGAAAGTCATCCCCCGCTTCGCCGATTTGCCGGTCTTTTTGAAGCTGCTGGCCCGAGCGGCAACCGGGCAGAAGATGTCGGTCTATACGTCGATCGTCAGCGGGCTGCGACGCGATGGAGAGTTGGACGGTGCCGAAGAGTTTCATCTGGTGCTGCTCGACAACGGCCGCTCGCGGATTCTCGCCGGGCCGCTGCGCGAAAGCCTGTTCTGCATTCGCTGTGGCGCTTGCTTGAACGCTTGTCCGATCTACCGGAACGTCGGCGGACACGCCTACGGCGGGGTCTATGCTGGCCCGATCGGCGCGGTCCTGACGCCGCAATACGACGGGCTGGTGCCCAATCAGCACTTGCCCCACGCCTCGAGCCTGTGCGGCGCGTGCCAGGCCGCCTGCCCGGTGAAGATCGCCATCCCTGAGATGCTCGTGCAGCTGCGCGATCAACTGCATGCCGAGCCCGCCATGGGGGGCAAGCTCGAAGGGTTCGCCTATCGGATGTGGGCCGTGGCCATGCGCCGGCCGGCGCTCTATCGCATTGCGACCTGGCTGGCCACGCGCACGATCGGCCGGCTGGGCAAGCGCTGGCTCGCCCGACTGCCGGGCCCGCTGCACGGTTGGACCCAATCGCGCGATTTCCCCGCCCCAGCTGCGCAACGCTTCCGCGATTGGTGGGAAACGGAGGGGCAAAAGTGA